Genomic window (Comamonas endophytica):
ATTGAAGCGGTGGCTGGCGGCAGGTTTCTTTCCAGCTGCGCGGCGCCTGCCGCCATCAGCCGCTGACCACTGCATGCTCGAGCCGGGTGATCGCATGGTTGACCACACCCAGGTTCTGGTGCTGCAGTTTGCTCGCGTGGGCGATCTCTTCCATCACCGCGTTGGCACGCTGGGCCGCCTGCTTCATCTGCACCATCATCGTGCCTGAATCGTGCACCCGGTCGTAGCCGTGCTGCACGCTGTCCGAAGACGACACGATGACGCTCTTGATTTCCTTGGCGGCTTCGGCACTGCGGCCCGCGAGGTTGCGCACTTCGCTGGCCACGACGGCAAAGCCGCGGCCGTGCTCGCCGGCGCGCGCGGCCTCCACCGCGGCATTCAGCGCCAGGAGATTGGTCTGGAAGGCAATGCCTTCGATCAGGCCAACCATCTCGCCGATGCGCCCCGAACTCTTGCGGATCTGCTGCATGGCCTGCATCGCCGATTCCACTGCATTGCTGCCGCCATTGGCCACGTCGACGACCTGGCGCGCCTGGTGGCTGGCATCGTCGGCGCGGGCCGCATTCTCCTGCACCAGTTGCTGCAGCTGCTCGAATGCCGCTTGCACCAGCCGGGTGGCCTCGAAGCGCGTCGTGATGTCGGTGGCGTACTTGACCACCTTGAAGGGCTGGCCGCGCTGGTCGAACACCGGGTTGTAGTTGGCTTCGATCCACACATCCGCGCCGGAGCGC
Coding sequences:
- a CDS encoding methyl-accepting chemotaxis protein: MLSLFNTLGFGLADRQLKALYRNQAVIEFDASGHVLFANAHFLRLMGYTKEELLQKHHRIFLDLDGHDESEYRDFWERLRRGESFVGRCKRVKNSGEVVWLQANYCPVVDGQGRVRKVVKYAMDVTPEVRSSVEAASQLAAVGRSQAVIEFTLDGHILCCNRNFLDAMGYASDRELVGQHHSMFVDPAEARSPAYAAFWHSLAQGQYQKGQFRRISRSGADVWIEANYNPVFDQRGQPFKVVKYATDITTRFEATRLVQAAFEQLQQLVQENAARADDASHQARQVVDVANGGSNAVESAMQAMQQIRKSSGRIGEMVGLIEGIAFQTNLLALNAAVEAARAGEHGRGFAVVASEVRNLAGRSAEAAKEIKSVIVSSSDSVQHGYDRVHDSGTMMVQMKQAAQRANAVMEEIAHASKLQHQNLGVVNHAITRLEHAVVSG